In the genome of Saprospira sp. CCB-QB6, one region contains:
- the lpdA gene encoding dihydrolipoyl dehydrogenase: protein MKYDLTIIGSGPGGYVAAIRAAQLGQKVAIIERYPTLGGTCLNVGCIPSKALLDSSEHFHAAEKKFQDHGINISGLSVDFGQMVKRKDEVVSQTCAGVEFLMKKNKITVYTGHGSFVNRNTIQIVPKDGEGETQTIETDKVIIATGSKPVLPAAFNYDKQRVISSTEALNLKEVPKRLLVIGAGVIGLELGSVYARLGTEVEVIEYQNAVLGGMDADLGKEMRKVLKKELKINFHLNHKVESVENLGEEVVLVAEARKDGKKLELKADYCLVAIGRRPYTDALGLENVGVELDERGRVKIDNHMQTNVEGIFAIGDVVRGAMLAHKAEEEGVYVAEYISGQKPHINYNLIPGVVYTWPEVAAVGQTEEELKAAKVPYKVGKFPFKALGRARASADTNGFVKILSHKETDEVLGVHMIGARCADLIIEAVAAMEFRASAEDMSRYSHPHPTFTEAVKEAALAATEDRALHS, encoded by the coding sequence ATGAAGTACGATCTCACCATCATCGGATCTGGACCTGGCGGTTATGTAGCTGCCATTCGCGCAGCCCAATTGGGCCAAAAAGTCGCTATTATTGAGCGTTATCCTACTTTGGGCGGAACCTGCCTGAACGTGGGTTGTATTCCCTCAAAAGCGCTATTGGATTCTTCGGAGCATTTTCATGCGGCGGAGAAAAAATTCCAAGACCACGGCATTAACATTTCTGGACTTTCTGTAGATTTTGGACAGATGGTTAAGCGTAAAGATGAGGTGGTTTCGCAGACTTGTGCGGGGGTAGAGTTCTTGATGAAAAAGAACAAAATTACCGTTTATACCGGCCACGGAAGCTTTGTGAATCGCAATACAATTCAGATTGTGCCCAAAGATGGCGAAGGGGAAACGCAGACGATTGAAACCGATAAAGTGATTATTGCTACGGGTTCTAAGCCTGTTTTGCCTGCGGCTTTCAACTATGATAAGCAGCGTGTTATTAGCTCGACAGAGGCCTTGAACTTGAAAGAAGTGCCTAAGCGTTTGTTGGTCATTGGTGCTGGAGTAATTGGATTGGAATTGGGTTCTGTTTATGCTCGTTTGGGCACAGAGGTCGAGGTCATTGAGTACCAAAATGCTGTTTTGGGTGGCATGGATGCCGATTTGGGCAAAGAAATGCGCAAAGTGCTCAAGAAAGAATTGAAAATTAACTTCCACCTCAACCACAAAGTAGAAAGCGTAGAAAACCTAGGCGAAGAAGTTGTTTTGGTTGCTGAGGCGCGCAAAGATGGTAAAAAATTGGAGCTCAAAGCGGATTATTGTCTAGTGGCTATTGGTCGCCGTCCTTATACAGATGCTTTGGGACTAGAAAATGTGGGAGTAGAATTGGATGAGCGTGGACGCGTCAAAATTGACAATCACATGCAAACCAATGTAGAGGGTATTTTTGCTATTGGTGATGTTGTTCGTGGGGCTATGTTGGCCCATAAAGCCGAGGAAGAAGGCGTTTATGTTGCGGAATACATCAGTGGTCAGAAGCCTCATATCAACTACAATTTGATTCCTGGCGTGGTTTACACTTGGCCTGAAGTGGCTGCAGTGGGCCAGACAGAAGAAGAATTGAAAGCGGCCAAAGTACCTTACAAAGTAGGTAAATTCCCTTTCAAAGCGCTTGGTCGCGCTCGTGCTTCTGCGGATACCAATGGTTTTGTAAAAATTCTATCGCATAAAGAAACCGATGAGGTATTGGGCGTGCACATGATTGGTGCTCGTTGTGCTGACCTCATTATTGAGGCGGTAGCGGCCATGGAATTCCGTGCTTCTGCAGAGGATATGTCTCGTTATAGCCACCCGCACCCCACTTTCACCGAGGCGGTGAAAGAGGCAGCATTGGCGGCTACAGAAGATCGCGCCTTGCACAGCTAG
- a CDS encoding nucleoside phosphorylase, whose amino-acid sequence MSLAASELILNPDGSIYHLNMQPEQLADTVILVGDPERVSKISCYFDRIDTEIHKREFVIHTGELGGKRITVMSTGMGTDNIDIVINELDALVNIDLKTRTLKKELRSLKLLRIGTSGSLREDIPVGSLLMSRYSIGLEGLLGFYERPISEDENLLAKKAQALLAELDFGIRPEAVSCGTALLEQFRPAGFLEGITLTATGFYAPQNRELRAKNRMPALLSKFRALEFDGYKATNLEMETAGIYGLATALGHQALSLNAILANREAGIFHDQPKKLVKELIEKSLELI is encoded by the coding sequence ATGAGTTTAGCCGCATCAGAATTGATTTTGAATCCCGATGGCAGCATTTATCATTTGAATATGCAGCCCGAACAATTGGCCGATACCGTTATTTTGGTTGGAGATCCAGAGCGAGTGAGTAAAATCAGTTGCTACTTTGATCGTATAGATACGGAAATTCACAAAAGAGAATTTGTGATTCATACAGGAGAATTGGGAGGGAAGCGCATCACGGTCATGTCGACAGGCATGGGGACGGATAATATTGACATTGTCATCAATGAGCTAGATGCTTTGGTCAATATTGATTTAAAAACAAGGACCCTCAAAAAAGAATTACGCAGCTTAAAGCTCCTACGGATTGGTACTTCGGGCAGTTTGCGGGAGGATATTCCTGTGGGGAGCTTATTGATGAGCCGTTATTCGATTGGCTTGGAAGGTCTATTGGGCTTTTATGAGCGTCCGATCAGCGAAGACGAAAACTTATTGGCTAAAAAAGCCCAGGCTTTGTTGGCTGAGTTAGATTTTGGTATTCGTCCAGAAGCCGTCAGTTGTGGAACAGCACTATTAGAGCAATTTCGTCCCGCTGGTTTTTTGGAGGGAATTACGCTAACGGCAACGGGCTTTTATGCCCCACAAAACCGGGAGCTTAGAGCGAAGAACCGCATGCCAGCTCTATTGTCGAAGTTTAGAGCCTTGGAATTTGATGGATATAAAGCCACCAATTTAGAAATGGAAACGGCTGGGATTTATGGCTTGGCTACGGCATTGGGCCATCAGGCCCTTTCGCTAAATGCCATTTTGGCGAATAGAGAGGCTGGGATCTTCCACGATCAGCCTAAAAAATTGGTCAAAGAACTGATAGAGAAAAGCTTGGAATTAATTTAA